A segment of the Lolium perenne isolate Kyuss_39 chromosome 3, Kyuss_2.0, whole genome shotgun sequence genome:
TTCGTCTTGGAGTCTAGGCTGAATGGACCATACTTTTCATCGTACGGGATGACCAAATCAGTAACATGAATAGTACCGTTTGTGCCAACGACAGTGACGTCCATAGTAAGGTTGGTAAGGAAAGAACAGTGGAAGGTGGCGACCTTGCCATCCGCCCAATAGAGCGATGCGCCACAAGCAAGGACCACACCAGCTTGGTTCTTAACAGGGTGACGGAGAGCAATCACATTCTTGGGCAGCTCATAGTCAACAGCCCACAAGATCGCGCGGATGCAGTACCACCCGATATCACCAAGTGCGCCCAGGGCATCAAGGTCTGGCTTTACCCTGATGTCATTCTTGAGGAAATCTTCGTTTGCTCGAAAGCTGACAATGCTGTTTATCTGAAGCAGCATTAGAAAAAATAATTATTTACCTTCAATGTCAAACTCTGGAAAATGTATAAGTCTCCAACATAAGATGACATCCATAGTGGTGAGGTTTTATCAAGAAATAGATCACCAAAGGTCGTGGCAGGACACTTAATGCATGCTGATTGGGAATATATATGTCCTATAAGTCCTGTGACTGCACTCATTTCTGAGTGTTTTTTATGATCCGTAAACTTGTCCCTACAATAACCAATCACATTGATGTTGCTACATATATGCTCCACCCAGAGTTTAGTACTGACAAGTAACAATTTGGAGAAAAATGCAAAAGGAATCAGCAGTACGCACTTTTGTTCTTCCATAGCTGTATATTCTAGACAAACTATCAATTATGATATTTTCTCGAGTTATAACATATAAAAAGTTAAAAACCAGATGCTAGCACAATATGACGAGATAATACGGTTCCTACTCTTCCATTGTCTTCTCCTTCCCCAAATCATACTGAGAGGTTTGAGCCACTTGGAAGACAAATTCAACCTCAGTTTTACCTGTAACACCAATTGCAACATTTCCAGCAGTATCAACATGTTATATCTGAACCCAAAGCTGTACTCCCTCCATCAAAACAGAGGTACTACAGCATTACCAAGTTGAACCCCTTCCCTTCTAGTTGACTTCACCAATTTATTGCTAGCACAAAGAACATGAAGAAAAAAATATGCTTTATTAATTCATTTATATCTATATGCTGATCTATCTTTGGGAGTTTTCTGTATTTAACCGGCTTGGTTTTAACTTCATCACATCTTGTTTTGATTGCTTTCAGTGTCGCAATGACCAGTGTCCATGTGGAACAAGCAATTACAGAGAACCATCCAAGGATCATTTTCAGAGAACTGTTTGCCTGTTTAATACCTCCCAAGCTCAACCCCCCTGTCAGCTAGTTCAAGTTCTGTGTGATAATGGGGTTTTTTTCCGAGCACCTGTGGCGAAGTTTTTTTGGCAAGTATGTAATTCCTGGCTACTATATGGTAGTACCTGCCATTGGTAGGTCCCAGTTCAAACATTAAGATTGGAAAAGTTCAGATAGAAAATGAGAATTTCTGGCTTCAGTTGGGGCTTCAAACATGAGGATTTCTTTGGAGTATTACAGCACCCCAAAAAATTTAACTTCAAACTTGATGTGTGTTAGAGGAAACAAAAAAGATATGTTCTCTTTGGCATGTTTCTCTCATTTACATTTCCCTTTAGACTTTTACTTGTCGAAACTCTCCCTTTTTTTTGTTACTCTTTAAGACATTAAGTACTGAACTGAACTtaacatttttaaatttttttttgcgaatataaCATTTTTAAAGTTACGAGTAAAATGATAAGTACAGGTGTAAATAGTTTTCAAAATTTAGATGTTGATTTGGTGCCTCAAACAACCAGGGAACATTGCATCTCTTGCATTGCCATTTGCATTGGTACTGAGAAAACAAGTCATGTCTACAAATGGATGCAGCCTTACCTGACTAAATGAGAATAATATGAACCAAAGAAACTTCAATAATGTACATTTCGGGAGGGTAACTTGTGTAAATTTTTATCATGGGAACAAGAAGTCAGATTCAGGTGTAGGTGAGACCTTAAAGCATTGCAAATTTTATCGAAGCAACACCATATCAATAAGCAAGAATCTGATAGGCCAGCCAGGTGTTGAATGAGCAGCTGTATAACACAAGAGGGCACCAAACTCGGTTCGGTCCACTGGAAACTTACTGGGAACAACAAATCAGTGGATCATTACTGTATGTCAGATTATGTGAACAGACCGAGTATTATATGGAACATAAATCACTATAAGGGCAAAAAAAATCGGCAGAGCTATGAATTAATCACTAGTATAATAATGTCTAATACTGAAACTTTGAAGAATTCTCACAGATTTCGCAATGAGGAAAAGAAATACTAAAACCAGAAAGACCAAAAAATTAGGGAGTGGTGTATTTAGGCTACAGTGTTTATGAGAGTGCAAGATGTGACAGACAATAAAGCGGGAGGTGCCCAAATTGCAATAATCGTACATTGGTGGTCATTCTAAGGACCTTCAAGGAGTTTCAGAGGAAAAAGCAGAACATACAAACTCTACAACTCAATCGAGAGTATAGTATAGTTCAAGTTGCAAGAAATACGACACTCTTTTCCTTCCTGTAAACTAAGCAAAGAGACATGGGAAGTTGGGATAGATGGCGTACTAACAATTgttttgccaatttcttggttggACGTGCACAATGAAAAATTCCTTGAGGTATTTTGGTAGTTCTAATTGCTAGCAACAAAAGTCAACTAGTAAATCCTGATATGGAAAGATGATGTGCCTTGCTTAATAAGAGCTTTGTCGATTTGTCCATTAGGGATTCTCTGGGCGGATAGTTTTGCGGGAAGGAGATGATCAAACAGAGCATGTACATCAAGAGTGGAGATGATACTACCAAAGTACCAGAAACACAATATAATTCACTGCATATCTAGTGTGGTCAATTTGGCAAGTATATGTAAAGGTAACTTCTGTGCCTTGCTTAAGGCTTTCAGCTTTTTTTTCCCAGGTCTTCGGGTAATATGCATGGACATTTTGTCTTATTTTTTGCATTTGGTGTGTGAGCATCCAGTTAAATTATATGGTGATTTATGTTGTCATTATAGTGTTTGTTTGCTGTTGATAAACAGTTGTTCCTCTGGTGGATAAGGAACTGTGCCTTTGTATCAGGTCACATGTCATATGATTTCAATAAAAAAAATGAAGTGTAAGAAGATTGTGCAGGCATACATACGAGATTAGTACCAATTAATATTCTGACATAGCTTTTGAAACTATTCTTTTTTTTGTTCTAGTTAGCACTATGTCAGAACAATATTTCAGATTGTTCAAAAGCAAAAAAAACATCTCACAGCGCGTAAAAAAAAATCCATGAAGAGGTAACTAGCCCGTGCTGGATACAACGACAAGCTGTATTAGATTCGACACAATCAGAGTTCGGTAGAGAATCTTTTGACGCTTCAGCCACATGAATAGATTAAAGCAACATGACAAATTATCTACAAATTGATTGGTGAAGTAGTCTCCCTCTATGACTGAACACTCACATAATAGAAAACCACATCAACAATCAGATACAGCCACGAAATGGGATTAATAAAGTGCGCAAGACGATTAGAAGGGCATAATGCCTTAAGATCCTAAAGAAAACCTACATTCTGATATTATATTGACTAAACGATTCTAGTTCGAACCAAATCCGAATGTAGCAAGAAAATTTTCAAGGACTTACAACTCTGACATCGCCAATGGTGTCTTGATCCGCGATGAGCTGGCGCATCTTGGCAGTGCGGGGGTTGTGCATCCACATGGTAGAATCCATGAACTGGACGCCGCTAGCCTCGCAGGCGGCGAGGATGTGGTCGAGCTCGGCGGCGCAGGGCGCGGTGGGCTTCTCGAGGAGCAGGTGCTTGCCccgctcggcggcggcggtggcccacTTGAGGTGGAGGCTGGTGGGGAGCGGGAGGTAGATGGCGTCGATGTCCGGGTCGTCGAGGAGCGCCTCGTAGGAGCCGTGGAGGCGCGTGCCGGCGGGGAGGCCGTTGTCCGCGGCGAAGAGGCGCGCCTTGTCCCCGGAGCGGCTGGCGACGGCGGCCACGTCGACGGCGGGGCCCACCAGCAGCATGGCCCGCGAGAGCTTGCGCGCGATGGAGCCGCAGCCCATGATGCCGAAGCGCACCGGGCTCGGCGGCTCCTCCGGCGGTGGCACGGCGGCGGGCGACATGGCGAGCGGAATGTGGAGGCGCGATCTGCCGGCAGGAACTTGGATCGAGAATCGACGCGCATTGCGGGAATTTTCGGGGTGGCTGAACAAGAACGCGGCGCCACAATCAGCTACGGCCATCTCCCCTCCGGTGTTGAATTGATTCGAAAACAAAGAAGACAGGCTCTTATTCAGTGCTCATCTCATCTGAGTCCAGTGTATAGTGTGATTAGAGCCGCTTGGGTGGAGCCCCTGCTCGGATTTTATATTGAACCACTATTTCTTATTGAAGTTGATTTTTGGACCCAACTATTGCGCGTGTCCGTATGTGACACCGCTATTTTGTTGACTTGAGTTTCTTTTCTGATTTTTCTTTCACTTTCTCATCTTTTGCCTAATGACCAATTCAACCAAGTTTTTTGTTTAGCAAATGCCATTCGGCTAGCTCTATTGATTTGCAAACATAGCTACATCGTTTACAAGAGCGCTCAGAATGAAACTAAGGGGTTCCTTGACCTAAATGCATGAAGAATTTAAAATAAAGCACTCCTAAACAGAATGAAACTAGGTTTCTGGGTCAATGTCATCGGTGGTAAGTTCGGGTTTCTATGTTCCTCTTTATCTTTTCTTTGTTCTGCTTTATAAAATAAAGAGATTTTTTCTCTCCACCTTGTATCGGTTCGGCAGTTGCAATTTTATTTATAAAATGAGGTAAAAGCCTATTTCGAGAAACAGTGAAACTAGGAGTTCCTCGACCCAAATACATGAAGAATTTGATAATTAAAGCACTCCTAGCTAGTTCATGTGCAACCGCATTGGTCTCCCTAGTGCAGTACTCAATCGTAACTCTACCAAAACCACTCCATAAGATAGAGCAATCATTATAAATTGTAGCAGCTGATGTTGATGTGGCGCCTCCTGAATCATCGAGCTTTTCCATGCGCAAGCGCCTCTGTTGCGGCTCGAGGGAGGAGGAAGAGGGATGGCTAGACGTCGGAGTTGGGCCTTCGGGATGAGGGTGGCCTCTATCACGCTCGGGCCGCGTGGATGACGAGGTTGTGGGATGAGCATGGCTTTCTACGTCAAATCTAACTCAACTAGCCAGGACATGTGTCGGGGAATGCTACCGCATGGCCAATGTCATGGGTGTTTGTGATTGGTGGTTGTAGATGAAGTGGAGTTGCCCAGCTGCCATGGCTTTTGTGGTATGGGCCCTCCGGTGGGGCATGCCGGCAGAGATGGTACTCCTAGCAAATGCCCGCACTGGCCGTGCTATACTGCCAACGACGGTGCCTTGTTCTTGGATATTTGTTCCTCTCTCGACGCGGGGTTCACATGATCTACGGGTGAACCTAAATTTTATTGGAATGGAAGGTGGCGGCATCTATGTCGCCACCTTCTTGAAGGCACCACCTTAAAGCTCATGACACTTATGGGACTACAGTGATAGGTTGCTTGTATGGGGAGATGGGGGGATGTCGGGTGGCACCAAAGTTGGTGAAGCACTCGTGGTTTACATGTGATTGCATTTTGTAGGCAGGGCTATGACATGGCCAAGTCGTGCAGCGCTGTAGTTCGCTTGAGAGCGGGGTAACTCAAGGTGGCGGCGCCGAAGAGGGCAGTGACGGAGTGTTGTGATGGCAGCCCCCCtacttttctaaaaaaaaaaaatcagctacGGCCATCTCCCCTCCGGTGTTGAATCGATTCGAAAACAAACAAGACAGGCTCTTATTCAGTGCTCATCTCATCTGAGTCCAGTGTATAGTGTGATTAGAGCCGCTTGGGTGGAGCCCTATTTGGGATTTTATATTGAACCACTATTTCTTATTGAAGTTGATTTTTGGACCCAACTATTGCGCGTGTCCGTATGTGACACCGCTATTTTGTTGACTTGAGTTTCTTTTCTGATTTTTCTTTCACTTTCTCATCTTTTGCCTAATGACCAATTCGACCAAGTTTTTTGTTTAGTAAATGCCATTCGGCTAGCTCTATTgatttgcaaacatagttacatcgTTTACAAGAGCGCTCAGAATGAAACTAAGGGGTTCCTTGACCTAAATGCATGAAGAATTTAAAATAAAGCACTCCTAAACAGAATGAAACTAGGTTTCTGTGTCAATGTCATCGGTGGCAAGTTCGGGTTTCTATGTTCCTCTTTATCTTTTCTTTGTTCTGCTTTATAAAATAAAGAGATTTTTTCTCTCCACCTTGTATCGGTTCGGCAGTTGCAACTTTATTTATAAAATGAGGTAAAAGCCTATTTTGAGAAACAGTGAAACTAGGAGTTCCTCGACCCAAATACATGAAGAATTTGATAATTAAAGCACTCCTAGCTAGTTCATGTGCAACCGCATTGGCCTCCCTAGTGCAGTACTCAATCGTAACTCTACCAAAACCACTCCATAAGATAGAGCAATCATTATAAATTGTAGCAGCTGATGTTGATGTGGCGCCTCCTGAATCATCGAACTTTTCCATGCGcaagtgaaaggacacggatgtcgcctagaggggggggggtgaataggcgatttaaaacttttacgagatgggcttaacaaatgcggaataaaactagcgtttactttgtcaagcccaaagcctatatactatggttcacctatgtgcaccaacaacttattctaagcaagagttcacctatgtgcaccaacaacttatgctaagcaatacaagcaagtatgtgatagcaagatatatataacttcaagcacgatggctatcacaaggtaaagtgcataagtaaagagctcgggtatagagataaccgaggcacgcgggagacgatgatttatcccggagttcacactcttgcgagtgctaatctccggtggagaggtgcggttgcttagtgctcccgaacgccacaagaggctcaccttgaggtgtggttgctcgatgcacaccaacgccacaaaggcctcaccccaagatgcggtactcacaccacacaccgaacgccacgaaggcgcctcacctaaatctccggtgaccctcgccacaaaggcctaggtcacggttccactaagggatttccttcgaggcggaaaccgggccttacacaaagattggggcacacatccacaacttaattggaggctcccaacaaaccgccacaaaggcctagagtccgtctagggttccaagaacccaagagtaacaaccttcttgctttcaccaccacgaatcaccgtggagaactcaaaccgatgcaccaaatgcaatggcaagaacaccacaaagatgctcaagtccttctctctcaaattccaacaaagctacaaaagctattggggaataagagaggaagaacaaaggaattcacaaagaacaccaagatcaagatctagagagttccactcacaaagagatggatttgattggtagaaatgtagatctagatctcctctctcttttccctcaaatgggggcaagaatcatggagggattgagagatggagcaagcttctctagttcaacaatggaggagagagagtgagagaagcacagcccaaggaggaagaagggggtatttatacccccaagaaaatcgagccgtttgggcaaaaacgggggccggatattccggcccaagttggggccggattatcaggggccggataatccggcctcgggacaaaacctggacaaaatccggccaaaaatccggcccctatccagagctgcttttcttgcgGTCCTTAGGCGatttcgggggccggatatttccgaaatatccg
Coding sequences within it:
- the LOC127342420 gene encoding uncharacterized oxidoreductase At4g09670; protein product: MAVADCGAAFLFSHPENSRNARRFSIQVPAGRSRLHIPLAMSPAAVPPPEEPPSPVRFGIMGCGSIARKLSRAMLLVGPAVDVAAVASRSGDKARLFAADNGLPAGTRLHGSYEALLDDPDIDAIYLPLPTSLHLKWATAAAERGKHLLLEKPTAPCAAELDHILAACEASGVQFMDSTMWMHNPRTAKMRQLIADQDTIGDVRVINSIVSFRANEDFLKNDIRVKPDLDALGALGDIGWYCIRAILWAVDYELPKNVIALRHPVKNQAGVVLACGASLYWADGKVATFHCSFLTNLTMDVTVVGTNGTIHVTDLVIPYDEKYGPFSLDSKTNFTELTTGWDPHPSKNVVTTDLPQEALMVQEFCRLVRNIRDAGGKPEGKWAAITRKTQIVVDAVKTSIDNECESVDVVS